Proteins encoded in a region of the Paucibacter sediminis genome:
- a CDS encoding pilin, with translation MVARQKGFTLVEILIALGALGVLLALATAFYRDFVSKARVDEAVGVAQPVMLALGEACTGRYLDGADHAKLGLPPATAYDTPKVVQSILAEGLSSQSARITITMKAFGDVTAGSTLVYAGACSAMGLRWSVDPSSTLAPKFLPKA, from the coding sequence ATGGTGGCAAGGCAGAAAGGATTCACGCTTGTGGAAATTTTGATCGCGCTGGGCGCGCTCGGGGTTCTGCTGGCCTTGGCCACGGCGTTCTACCGTGATTTCGTGAGCAAGGCGCGCGTCGATGAAGCAGTTGGCGTTGCCCAACCTGTCATGCTGGCGCTGGGGGAGGCGTGCACCGGGCGTTACCTGGATGGTGCCGATCATGCGAAGCTGGGGCTGCCTCCGGCCACGGCCTACGATACCCCGAAGGTGGTTCAGTCCATTTTGGCCGAGGGCTTGAGTTCGCAGTCTGCTCGCATCACTATCACCATGAAGGCTTTTGGCGACGTCACCGCAGGTAGTACCTTGGTCTACGCCGGCGCATGTTCTGCGATGGGCTTGCGGTGGAGTGTCGATCCAAGCAGCACATTGGCGCCGAAATTCTTGCCCAAGGCTTGA
- the sucC gene encoding ADP-forming succinate--CoA ligase subunit beta translates to MKIHEYQGKEILRQFGVPVPRGIPAFTVQEAVEAAQKLGGPVWVVKAQIHAGGRGKGGGVKLGRSLEDVKALAEQILGMQLVTHQTGPQGQKVRRLYIEEGADIKNELYVSLVTDRGTQKVAFIASSEGGMDIEEVAHSTPEKILTELIDPLVGLTVEQAKKIAAGIGLSGHSVDQAVDLFQKLYKCYMDTDASLVEINPLNCDSKGNLIALDAKFNFDANALFRHPEIVAYRDLDEEDPAEVEASKFDLAYISLDGNIGCLVNGAGLAMSTMDTIKLFGGEPANFLDVGGGATAEKVTEAFKIMLKNPEVKGILVNIFGGIMKCDTIAEGVITACKAVNLSVPLVVRMKGTNEELGKKMLADSGLPIIAADTMAEAATKIVAAVA, encoded by the coding sequence ATGAAGATTCACGAGTACCAGGGCAAGGAAATCCTGCGCCAGTTCGGCGTGCCGGTGCCCCGCGGCATCCCGGCCTTCACCGTGCAAGAAGCGGTGGAAGCCGCGCAAAAGCTCGGCGGCCCGGTTTGGGTGGTCAAGGCGCAGATCCACGCCGGCGGCCGCGGCAAGGGCGGCGGCGTGAAGCTGGGCCGTTCGCTGGAAGACGTGAAGGCGCTGGCCGAGCAGATCCTGGGCATGCAGCTGGTGACGCACCAGACCGGCCCGCAAGGCCAGAAGGTCCGTCGCCTCTACATCGAAGAGGGCGCCGACATCAAGAATGAACTCTATGTGTCGCTGGTCACCGACCGCGGCACGCAGAAGGTGGCCTTCATCGCTTCGAGCGAGGGTGGCATGGACATCGAGGAAGTGGCGCATTCCACGCCCGAGAAGATCCTCACCGAGCTGATCGACCCGCTGGTCGGCCTGACGGTCGAGCAGGCCAAGAAGATCGCCGCCGGCATCGGGCTGAGCGGTCACTCGGTGGACCAGGCCGTCGATCTGTTCCAGAAGCTCTACAAGTGCTACATGGACACCGACGCCTCGCTGGTCGAGATCAACCCGCTGAACTGCGATTCCAAGGGCAATCTGATCGCCCTGGACGCCAAGTTCAACTTCGACGCCAACGCGCTGTTCCGTCATCCCGAGATCGTGGCCTACCGTGATCTGGACGAAGAGGATCCGGCCGAAGTGGAAGCCTCCAAGTTCGACCTGGCCTACATCAGCCTGGACGGCAATATCGGCTGCCTGGTGAACGGTGCCGGTCTGGCGATGTCCACCATGGACACCATCAAGCTGTTCGGCGGCGAGCCGGCCAACTTCCTGGACGTGGGTGGTGGCGCCACCGCCGAGAAGGTCACCGAAGCCTTCAAGATCATGCTGAAGAACCCCGAAGTGAAGGGCATCCTGGTCAATATCTTCGGCGGCATCATGAAGTGCGACACCATCGCCGAAGGCGTGATCACGGCCTGCAAGGCGGTGAACCTGTCCGTGCCGCTGGTCGTGCGCATGAAGGGCACCAATGAAGAGCTGGGCAAGAAGATGCTGGCCGACTCCGGCCTGCCCATCATCGCTGCCGACACCATGGCCGAAGCCGCGACCAAGATCGTGGCCGCTGTTGCCTGA
- the sucD gene encoding succinate--CoA ligase subunit alpha, with protein sequence MSIYINKDTKVITQGITGKTGQFHTLGCQAYANGKNAFVAGVNPKKAGEKFSDIPIFATVKEAAAQTGATVSVIYVPPAGAAAAIWEAVEADLDLAICITEGIPVRDMLEIRNKMKAKEAAGGKKTLLLGPNCPGLITPEEIKIGIMPGHIHRKGRIGVVSRSGTLTYEAVAQLTEIGLGQSSAVGIGGDPINGLKHIDVMQAFNDDPDTDAVIMIGEIGGPDEAEAARWCKLNMKKPVVGFIAGVTAPPGKRMGHAGALIAGGADTADAKLAIMEECGFTVTRNPSEMAKLLKGLL encoded by the coding sequence ATGTCGATCTACATCAACAAAGACACCAAGGTCATCACCCAGGGCATCACTGGCAAGACCGGCCAGTTCCATACCCTGGGCTGCCAGGCCTACGCGAACGGCAAGAACGCCTTCGTCGCCGGCGTGAACCCCAAGAAGGCCGGTGAGAAGTTCTCGGACATCCCCATCTTCGCCACCGTCAAGGAAGCGGCCGCCCAGACCGGCGCCACCGTCTCGGTGATCTATGTGCCGCCCGCCGGCGCTGCCGCCGCGATCTGGGAAGCCGTGGAAGCCGACCTGGATCTGGCCATCTGCATCACGGAAGGCATTCCCGTCCGTGACATGCTGGAAATCCGCAACAAGATGAAGGCCAAGGAAGCGGCCGGCGGCAAGAAGACCCTGCTGCTGGGCCCCAACTGCCCCGGCCTGATCACGCCGGAAGAAATCAAGATCGGCATCATGCCCGGCCACATCCACCGCAAGGGCCGCATCGGCGTGGTCTCGCGTTCGGGCACGCTGACGTACGAAGCCGTGGCACAGCTGACCGAAATCGGCCTGGGCCAATCCAGCGCCGTCGGTATCGGTGGCGACCCGATCAACGGCCTCAAGCACATCGACGTGATGCAGGCCTTCAACGACGATCCGGATACCGACGCCGTCATCATGATCGGTGAAATCGGTGGCCCGGACGAGGCCGAAGCCGCGCGCTGGTGCAAGCTGAACATGAAGAAGCCGGTGGTCGGCTTCATCGCTGGCGTGACCGCCCCTCCCGGCAAGCGCATGGGCCATGCCGGCGCGCTGATCGCCGGCGGTGCCGACACGGCCGATGCCAAGCTCGCCATCATGGAAGAGTGCGGCTTCACCGTGACGCGCAATCCGTCCGAGATGGCCAAGCTGCTGAAGGGCCTGCTCTAA
- the recA gene encoding recombinase RecA, with product MDAPVKAINTEKAKALQAALAQIEKQFGKGSIMRLGEGEVIEDIQVVSTGSLGLDIALGVGGLPRGRVVEIYGPESSGKTTLTLQVIAEMQKLSGVCAFIDAEHALDIQYAQKLGVNLQELLISQPDTGEQALEIVDALVRSGSVDLIVVDSVAALTPKAELEGEMGDSLPGLQARLMSQALRKLTATIKKTNCMVIFINQIRMKIGVMFGSPETTTGGNALKFYASVRLDIRRIGSIKKGEEVIGSETKVKVVKNKVAPPFKTAEFDILYGEGISREGEIIDMGVVAKVVEKSGSWYAYNGEKIGQGKDNAREFLRENRDVAIEIENKVRESMGVPLLTESEAG from the coding sequence ATGGACGCCCCTGTCAAAGCCATCAACACCGAGAAAGCCAAGGCCCTGCAGGCCGCACTTGCCCAGATCGAAAAGCAATTCGGCAAGGGTTCCATCATGCGCCTGGGCGAGGGCGAGGTGATTGAAGACATCCAGGTGGTGTCCACCGGCTCGCTGGGCCTGGACATCGCACTGGGCGTGGGTGGCCTGCCGCGCGGCCGGGTGGTCGAGATCTACGGCCCGGAGTCCTCGGGCAAGACCACGCTGACCCTGCAGGTCATTGCCGAGATGCAAAAGCTCAGCGGTGTCTGCGCCTTCATCGACGCCGAGCATGCGCTGGACATCCAGTACGCGCAAAAGCTCGGCGTGAACCTGCAGGAGCTGTTGATCAGCCAGCCCGATACCGGCGAGCAGGCGCTGGAAATCGTCGATGCCCTGGTGCGCTCGGGTTCGGTGGACCTGATCGTGGTGGACTCGGTGGCCGCACTGACCCCCAAGGCCGAGCTGGAAGGCGAGATGGGCGACTCCCTGCCCGGCCTGCAGGCCCGCCTGATGAGCCAGGCCCTGCGCAAGCTCACCGCCACCATCAAGAAGACCAACTGCATGGTCATCTTCATCAACCAGATCCGCATGAAGATCGGCGTGATGTTCGGCAGCCCCGAGACCACCACCGGCGGCAACGCGCTGAAGTTCTACGCCTCGGTGCGTCTGGACATCCGCCGCATCGGCTCGATCAAGAAGGGTGAAGAGGTGATCGGTTCCGAGACCAAGGTCAAGGTGGTGAAGAACAAGGTTGCGCCCCCCTTCAAGACCGCCGAATTTGACATCCTCTATGGCGAGGGCATCAGTCGCGAGGGCGAGATCATCGACATGGGCGTGGTGGCCAAGGTGGTGGAGAAGTCCGGCTCCTGGTATGCCTACAACGGCGAGAAGATCGGCCAGGGCAAGGACAACGCGCGCGAGTTCCTGCGCGAGAACCGCGACGTGGCCATCGAGATCGAGAACAAGGTGCGTGAGTCCATGGGCGTGCCGTTGCTGACCGAGAGCGAGGCGGGCTGA
- a CDS encoding regulatory protein RecX, which yields MVRGQPLSLKARAIGLLAQREHSLAELRRKLVRLARQRLAEATQPGATESPDPAEHDVGAEVDALLVWLQAQGYLSEARFVESRIHARSQRYGNLRIQQELAQHGVQLEAEQQARLKDSELERARQIWQRKFGGAAPLDAAARAKQMRFLAGRGFSAEVIRRVLRADDE from the coding sequence ATGGTGCGCGGGCAGCCGCTGTCGCTGAAGGCGCGCGCCATCGGCCTGTTGGCACAGCGCGAGCACAGCCTGGCCGAATTGCGGCGCAAGCTCGTGCGGCTGGCGCGGCAGCGCCTGGCCGAGGCGACCCAGCCCGGCGCAACGGAGTCGCCCGATCCGGCCGAGCATGACGTGGGCGCGGAGGTCGATGCCCTGCTGGTCTGGCTGCAGGCCCAGGGCTATTTGAGCGAGGCACGCTTTGTCGAATCGCGCATCCATGCCCGCAGCCAGCGCTATGGCAATCTGCGCATTCAGCAGGAGCTTGCTCAGCATGGGGTGCAGCTCGAGGCCGAGCAGCAAGCCAGGCTGAAGGACAGCGAACTCGAGCGCGCGCGCCAGATCTGGCAGCGCAAATTCGGCGGCGCGGCGCCGCTGGATGCCGCGGCCCGCGCCAAGCAGATGCGTTTTCTGGCCGGCCGGGGCTTCTCGGCCGAGGTGATACGCCGCGTGCTGCGCGCGGACGATGAATAG
- a CDS encoding Stp1/IreP family PP2C-type Ser/Thr phosphatase, whose amino-acid sequence MTLELYCATDVGRARDNNEDSVALDESVGLAVLADGMGGYNAGEVASQMLTSFIKAELGRWLKEAGSAAAVADVRRAMDICVDNANRAIFNAANTNPRYAGMGTTLVLATFREGHLLLGHVGDSRAYRLRAGQLTQITRDHSLLQEQLDAGLLTPEEAVFSSNKNLVTRAVGVEDAVMLELHQHEVQPGDVYLLCSDGLSDMLDSESIQQLLLSYPSLSEAAQALIDAANDMGGKDNIAIVLARAEGRTRQGGRAWWPFGRKQ is encoded by the coding sequence ATGACCTTGGAGCTCTACTGCGCGACCGACGTGGGCCGCGCGCGCGACAACAACGAAGACTCGGTGGCCCTGGACGAAAGCGTCGGTCTGGCCGTGCTGGCCGATGGCATGGGCGGCTACAACGCGGGCGAGGTGGCCAGCCAGATGCTGACCTCCTTCATCAAGGCCGAGCTGGGCCGCTGGCTCAAGGAGGCCGGTTCGGCCGCTGCGGTGGCCGATGTGCGACGCGCCATGGACATCTGCGTGGACAACGCCAACCGCGCCATCTTCAACGCTGCTAATACCAATCCGCGCTATGCCGGCATGGGCACCACCCTGGTGCTGGCGACCTTCCGCGAGGGCCATCTGCTGCTGGGCCATGTGGGCGACTCGCGCGCCTACCGCCTGCGTGCCGGCCAGCTGACCCAGATCACCCGCGATCATTCGCTGCTGCAGGAGCAGCTCGACGCCGGGCTGCTGACGCCGGAAGAGGCGGTGTTCTCCAGCAACAAGAACCTGGTGACGCGCGCCGTCGGGGTGGAAGACGCGGTGATGCTGGAGCTGCATCAGCACGAGGTGCAGCCCGGCGACGTCTACCTGCTGTGTTCCGATGGTTTGTCCGATATGTTGGACAGCGAATCCATCCAGCAGTTGCTCTTAAGCTACCCTTCGCTGTCCGAAGCGGCCCAAGCGCTCATTGATGCAGCCAATGACATGGGTGGCAAGGATAATATTGCGATCGTATTGGCCAGGGCCGAGGGGCGCACCCGTCAGGGTGGCCGGGCCTGGTGGCCGTTCGGACGCAAGCAGTAA
- a CDS encoding pilin: MKRVQQGFTLIELMIVVAIIGILAAVALPAYQDYTTKGKVSEAASLAAVAIKNAQVMFNDGTLTNGATNADFGLDATPTNISGKYVKSVTAAGTGVGTATVSMEMQGTGNALVDTKTVVYTITCTAGQTCRTTVDGTVASKFLPKT; encoded by the coding sequence ATGAAGCGCGTTCAACAAGGTTTCACCCTGATCGAACTGATGATCGTGGTCGCCATCATCGGTATCCTGGCTGCTGTGGCACTGCCGGCTTATCAGGATTACACGACCAAGGGCAAGGTTTCGGAAGCCGCATCGCTGGCCGCCGTGGCGATCAAGAATGCCCAAGTGATGTTCAACGACGGAACCCTGACCAACGGTGCGACCAATGCCGATTTCGGCCTGGACGCCACGCCGACCAACATCAGCGGCAAGTACGTGAAGTCGGTGACCGCTGCTGGCACGGGTGTTGGCACCGCCACCGTGTCGATGGAGATGCAAGGCACGGGTAATGCTCTCGTGGACACCAAGACGGTTGTGTACACGATCACCTGTACCGCGGGTCAAACCTGCAGGACCACGGTCGACGGCACGGTTGCTTCGAAGTTCCTGCCGAAGACCTGA
- a CDS encoding response regulator → MRILIAEDDQVLADGLLRSLRASGYAVDQVGTGTEADAALASHEFDLVILDLGLPRLHGLEVLRKLRARGTSVPVLILTAADSVEQRVKGLDLGADDYMAKPFSLQELEARVRALTRRGLGTASSVIKHGPLSFDATGRVAYINDQMVELSARELSLLEVLLQRAGRLVSKDQLVERLCEWGEEVSNNAIEVYIHRLRKKIEQGPIRIATVRGLGYCLEKIQEVKT, encoded by the coding sequence ATGCGCATCCTGATCGCTGAAGACGACCAAGTGCTGGCCGATGGCTTGTTGCGCTCATTGCGCGCCTCGGGCTATGCCGTGGACCAGGTGGGCACCGGCACCGAGGCCGATGCCGCGCTGGCCTCGCATGAGTTCGATCTGGTGATTCTGGACCTGGGCCTGCCGCGCCTGCACGGGCTGGAGGTGTTGCGCAAGCTGCGCGCGCGCGGCACCTCGGTGCCGGTGCTGATACTCACCGCGGCCGACAGCGTGGAGCAGCGCGTCAAGGGCCTCGACCTGGGCGCCGACGACTACATGGCCAAGCCCTTCTCGCTGCAGGAACTGGAAGCGCGCGTACGCGCCCTCACCCGGCGCGGCCTGGGCACCGCGTCCAGCGTCATCAAGCATGGCCCGCTGTCGTTCGACGCCACCGGCCGCGTCGCCTACATCAACGACCAGATGGTGGAGCTCTCGGCGCGCGAGCTCTCGCTGCTGGAGGTGCTGCTGCAGCGCGCCGGCCGGCTGGTCAGCAAGGATCAGCTGGTGGAGCGCCTGTGCGAATGGGGCGAAGAGGTCAGCAACAACGCCATCGAGGTCTACATCCACCGCCTGCGCAAGAAGATCGAGCAGGGCCCGATACGCATCGCCACGGTGCGCGGCCTGGGCTACTGCCTGGAGAAGATCCAGGAAGTCAAGACCTGA
- a CDS encoding FHA domain-containing protein, producing MGKLVVSLDGVVIKEVQITKDKTTLGRRPYNDIVIDNLAVSGEHAVLQMVGSDVFIEDLNSTNGTYINGKAIKKQLLANNDIVEVGKYKIKFLIEDNADYEKTMILKPGATPPSGFGLPSSFGGLAPAASAATPASIKVLNGAAAGREVSLTKVVTTVGKPGVQVASITKRPSGYVFAHVEGASRPTVNGLPLTGESVALKSGDVIELAGTQMQFLQG from the coding sequence ATGGGCAAGCTGGTGGTTTCGCTCGACGGCGTGGTGATCAAGGAGGTCCAGATCACCAAGGACAAGACCACGCTCGGGCGCCGGCCGTACAACGACATCGTGATCGACAATCTGGCGGTCAGCGGTGAGCATGCCGTGCTGCAAATGGTGGGATCCGATGTCTTCATCGAGGATCTGAACTCCACCAACGGCACCTACATCAACGGCAAGGCGATCAAGAAGCAGCTGCTGGCCAACAACGACATCGTCGAGGTCGGCAAGTACAAGATCAAGTTCCTGATCGAAGACAACGCCGATTACGAGAAGACCATGATTCTCAAGCCCGGGGCGACGCCGCCCTCGGGTTTCGGCCTGCCTTCCTCGTTTGGAGGCCTGGCTCCCGCCGCCAGTGCGGCCACGCCAGCCTCCATCAAGGTGCTGAATGGTGCCGCCGCGGGCCGCGAGGTCAGCCTCACCAAGGTCGTGACCACCGTGGGCAAGCCGGGCGTGCAGGTGGCCTCCATCACCAAGCGGCCCAGCGGCTATGTGTTTGCCCATGTCGAAGGCGCTTCGCGACCGACCGTGAACGGCCTGCCGCTCACGGGCGAATCGGTGGCCTTGAAGAGCGGCGATGTGATCGAGTTGGCGGGCACGCAGATGCAGTTCCTGCAGGGCTGA
- a CDS encoding serine/threonine-protein kinase → MNAPGFWKRILGRAEQPESEPSTQPELHQSASLVPGYVLGEEIGRGAMAVVHKATQSKTGRQVAIKRLALQREFAPEDLIDVRERFMREARAAGHLQHPDILQILDAGEVGGDTWIAMEYVLGRDLSHYTRPGQLLPAREVLQLVIRLARALAYAHSQGVVHRDIKPANVMLDRVSSSIKVMDFGIARLADGSRTRTGLVLGTPSFMSPEQLAGLKVDGRSDLYSLGVMLYQLLTGQLPHQSDSMAQLMYQIANQPAPDVRHLRPDLPESLAMVLALALEKRPELRYASGEQFAADLEAVLAQGGLTGALDGTAPAAGAAASEAPPADGKAFAQTLRLDLNDPGQNP, encoded by the coding sequence ATGAACGCGCCCGGCTTCTGGAAACGCATTCTTGGCCGAGCCGAGCAGCCGGAGTCAGAGCCATCCACCCAGCCCGAGCTGCACCAGTCCGCCAGCCTGGTGCCGGGTTATGTGTTGGGTGAGGAAATCGGCCGTGGCGCCATGGCCGTGGTGCACAAGGCCACCCAGAGCAAGACCGGCCGCCAGGTGGCGATCAAGCGCCTGGCCCTGCAGCGCGAGTTTGCGCCCGAGGACCTGATCGATGTGCGCGAGCGCTTCATGCGCGAGGCGCGCGCGGCCGGCCATCTGCAGCACCCGGACATCCTGCAGATCCTGGACGCCGGCGAGGTCGGTGGCGACACCTGGATCGCGATGGAATATGTGCTGGGGCGCGACCTCAGCCACTACACCCGCCCCGGCCAGTTGCTGCCGGCCCGTGAAGTGCTGCAGCTGGTGATTCGCCTGGCGCGTGCGCTGGCCTACGCGCACAGCCAGGGCGTGGTGCATCGCGACATCAAGCCGGCCAATGTGATGCTGGATCGGGTCAGCAGCAGTATCAAGGTGATGGACTTTGGCATCGCACGCCTGGCCGACGGCAGCCGCACCCGCACCGGCCTGGTGCTGGGCACGCCCTCCTTCATGTCGCCCGAACAACTCGCCGGGCTGAAGGTGGATGGCCGTAGCGACCTCTATTCCCTCGGGGTGATGCTCTACCAGCTGCTGACCGGGCAGCTGCCGCACCAGAGCGACTCGATGGCGCAGCTGATGTACCAGATCGCCAACCAGCCGGCTCCGGATGTGCGCCACCTGCGACCCGACCTGCCCGAGTCCCTCGCGATGGTGCTGGCCCTGGCGCTGGAGAAGCGCCCCGAGCTGCGTTACGCCAGCGGCGAGCAGTTTGCGGCCGACCTCGAAGCCGTGCTGGCTCAAGGGGGGCTGACTGGCGCCCTGGATGGGACTGCCCCAGCCGCCGGTGCGGCCGCCAGCGAGGCGCCGCCGGCCGACGGCAAGGCGTTCGCGCAAACACTGCGTCTGGATCTGAACGATCCAGGGCAGAATCCCTAA
- a CDS encoding MBL fold metallo-hydrolase: MKIRVLGCSGAIAAGFKTTSFLLDEDVLIDAGTGVCDLDLEAMARIDHILLSHSHLDHVLGIPLMADAVMRQRTQAGRPPIQVHALPQTLDALRQHVFNGVIWPDFTRLPDREHPILQFHPFAVGERLEFNGRTVEVLSAAHTVPAVGFAVDGGAAGHWVFTGDTGPNPALWQRLAGLKLAHLVIETAFGNEECELAELSRHLCPRMLGQELAKLAGSADVHITHIKPGEIAAVMAGVHALTTAHRIAALEAGRVFSLG; the protein is encoded by the coding sequence ATGAAGATTCGCGTCCTGGGTTGTTCCGGCGCCATCGCCGCCGGTTTCAAGACCACCTCCTTCCTGCTCGATGAGGACGTTCTCATCGACGCGGGCACCGGTGTGTGCGACCTCGATCTGGAGGCGATGGCGCGCATTGATCACATCCTGCTCAGCCATTCGCACCTGGATCATGTGCTGGGCATACCGTTGATGGCGGATGCCGTGATGCGCCAGCGCACGCAGGCTGGGCGCCCGCCCATCCAGGTCCATGCCCTGCCGCAGACCCTGGATGCCTTGCGACAGCATGTGTTCAACGGCGTGATCTGGCCCGATTTCACGCGGCTGCCGGATCGTGAACACCCCATCCTGCAGTTCCATCCCTTCGCCGTCGGCGAGCGCCTGGAATTCAACGGGCGCACCGTCGAGGTATTGAGTGCAGCGCATACCGTGCCTGCCGTGGGCTTTGCCGTCGATGGCGGCGCGGCCGGCCATTGGGTCTTCACCGGCGACACCGGCCCCAACCCCGCGCTCTGGCAGCGCCTGGCCGGGCTCAAGCTGGCGCATCTCGTCATCGAGACGGCGTTTGGCAACGAGGAATGCGAGCTCGCCGAACTCAGCCGGCATCTCTGCCCGCGCATGCTGGGTCAGGAGCTGGCAAAGCTGGCCGGCAGCGCCGACGTGCACATCACCCATATCAAGCCAGGCGAGATTGCCGCCGTGATGGCCGGCGTCCACGCGCTCACAACCGCACACCGTATTGCGGCGCTGGAGGCCGGGCGGGTGTTCAGCCTGGGCTGA
- a CDS encoding TerC family protein, producing MDMLFSPEFWLAVGQIIMIDILLGGDNAVVIALACRKLPDAQRTKGIIWGTAGAIVLRVVLIFFALTLLKLPYLKLIGGALLFWIGMKLLVPEDEDEHASVQASDKLWAAVKTVIVADFVMSLDNVIAIAGAAEGAGGDHKMPLVIFGLLVSIPIIVWGSQMVIKLMDRFPVVITAGAMLLGWIAGTMMLSDPALSPWLPLPPGSERKAISDVLPLWHYASGVLGALLVLALGKLFAARAAGEQG from the coding sequence ATGGACATGCTGTTCAGTCCCGAATTCTGGCTTGCCGTCGGCCAGATCATCATGATCGACATCCTGCTGGGTGGCGACAACGCCGTTGTGATCGCGCTCGCCTGCCGCAAGCTGCCGGACGCGCAGCGCACCAAGGGCATCATCTGGGGCACGGCCGGCGCCATCGTGCTGCGCGTGGTGCTGATCTTCTTTGCGCTGACCCTGCTCAAGCTGCCCTATCTGAAGCTGATCGGTGGTGCGCTGCTGTTCTGGATCGGCATGAAGCTGCTGGTGCCGGAGGATGAGGACGAACATGCCAGTGTCCAGGCCAGCGACAAGCTCTGGGCCGCCGTCAAGACGGTGATCGTGGCCGACTTCGTGATGAGCCTGGACAACGTGATCGCGATCGCCGGCGCCGCCGAGGGTGCGGGTGGTGATCACAAGATGCCGCTGGTGATCTTCGGTCTGCTGGTGTCGATCCCCATCATCGTCTGGGGGAGCCAGATGGTGATCAAGCTGATGGACCGCTTCCCCGTCGTGATCACCGCCGGTGCCATGCTGCTGGGCTGGATCGCCGGCACCATGATGCTGTCCGATCCGGCGCTGAGCCCCTGGCTGCCCCTGCCTCCGGGCAGCGAACGCAAGGCCATCTCGGACGTGCTGCCGCTCTGGCATTACGCCAGCGGCGTGCTGGGCGCGCTGCTGGTGCTGGCGCTGGGCAAGCTGTTCGCGGCGCGCGCCGCGGGCGAGCAGGGCTGA
- a CDS encoding DUF2889 domain-containing protein: MSLLTPCPERQLLHRRSIDVQVYARADGLYDVEAELKDSKTRDIPLAHGVRKAGDPVHDMLLHLVVDAQLNILSSSSQTRWMPYPGHCDQHGEAYGRLVGLNLLKGFRAEVKQRLAGVHGCTHLTELTQVLPTAVIQAFAGLVIDTREGSADGQPPFQLDRCHALRSDGAVVQTHYPRWYRGASARPDAQALPASSSS, from the coding sequence ATGTCCCTGCTCACCCCTTGTCCCGAGCGTCAGCTGCTGCACCGTCGAAGCATCGACGTGCAGGTCTATGCGCGCGCCGATGGCCTCTACGATGTCGAGGCGGAGCTCAAGGACAGCAAGACCCGCGACATTCCCCTGGCCCATGGCGTCCGCAAGGCGGGCGACCCGGTGCACGACATGCTGTTGCATCTGGTGGTGGACGCGCAGCTGAACATCCTGTCCTCCAGTTCGCAGACGCGCTGGATGCCTTATCCCGGGCATTGCGACCAGCATGGCGAGGCCTATGGCCGCCTGGTCGGCCTGAATCTGCTCAAGGGCTTTCGCGCCGAGGTCAAGCAACGGCTGGCCGGTGTGCATGGCTGTACCCATCTCACCGAGCTGACCCAGGTGCTGCCCACCGCGGTGATCCAGGCCTTTGCCGGGCTGGTGATCGACACCCGCGAAGGCTCGGCCGATGGTCAGCCGCCCTTCCAGCTGGATCGTTGCCATGCACTTCGCAGCGACGGCGCGGTGGTGCAAACTCATTACCCTCGCTGGTATCGCGGCGCGTCGGCTCGGCCGGACGCGCAGGCGCTGCCCGCATCTTCCTCTTCCTGA